One Setaria italica strain Yugu1 chromosome II, Setaria_italica_v2.0, whole genome shotgun sequence DNA segment encodes these proteins:
- the LOC101754423 gene encoding AAA-ATPase At3g50940, protein MATDSSSSSAAAAAAAALPSYAKVVDAYRKAVGTAATATAYVVLARGMARELLPHDLRAAASWAASLLRARLETRPAERRTLVIKRALGSSRHDGDGGLFDEVRQYLATRIDPHSMRRLCLSGGVCGATKILSMEHGDSMTDVFEGVEFTWASVAGDGRHAGLSESLELSFDAEHTDMALGSYVPYITASVEEARRQDRALRIFMNDVSHWQGINHHHPATFDTLAMNPELKQSVVADLDRFLKRRDYYRRIGKAWKRGYLLYGPPGTGKSSLVAAMANYLRFNLYDLDLSEVRGNTMLQRLLNTMTNRSILVIEDIDCCFTAASREVGKDHAGEAVADDDSEEDSTPEPWDTPQPQQKHNITLSGLLNFIDGLWSTSGEERIIVFTTNYKERLDPALLRPGRMDMHVYMGYCGWEAFKTLAHNYFLIDDHPTFPAIQELLSAVEVTPAEVSERLLRSEDADAALQGVAKFLGEKKQEIGEGN, encoded by the exons ATGGCGACGgattcctcgtcgtcgtcggcagccgccgcggcggcggcggcgttgccgtCCTACGCGAAGGTGGTGGACGCGTACCGGAAGGCGGTGGGCACGGCGGCCACGGCGACCGCGTACGTCGTGCTGGCGCGCGGCATGGCGCGGGAGCTGCTCCCCCACGACCTGCGCGCCGCGGCGAGCTGGGCGGCGTccctcctccgcgcccgccTCGAGACCCGCCCCGCCGAGCGCCGCACCCTCGTCATCAAGCGCGCCCTGGGGTCGTCCcgccacgacggcgacggcgggctcTTCGACGAGGTGCGCCAGTACCTCGCCACCCGGATCGACCCGCACTCCATGCGCCGCCTCTGCCTCAGCGGCGGCGTCTGCGGCGCCACGAAGATCCTGTCGATGGAGCACGGCGACTCCATGACCGACGTCTTCGAGGGCGTCGAGTTCACGTGGGCGTCCGTCGCGGGGGACGGCCGGCACGCGGGCTTGTCGGAGTCGCTGGAGCTCAGCTTCGACGCCGAGCACACGGACATGGCGCTCGGCAGCTACGTCCCGTACATCACGGCGTcggtggaggaggcgcggcgccaGGACCGCGCGCTCAGGATCTTCATGAACGACGTGTCGCACTGGCAAGGCAtcaaccaccaccacccggcCACGTTCGACACGCTCGCCATGAACCCGGAGCTCAAGCAGTCCGTCGTCGCCGACCTCGACCGCTTCCTCAAGCGGAGGGACTACTACCGCCGCATCGGCAAGGCGTGGAAGCGCGGGTACCTGCTCTACGGCCCGCCCGGCACCGGCAAGTCCAgcctcgtcgccgccatggccaacTACCTACGCTTCAACCTCTACGACCTCGACCTCTCCGAGGTGCGCGGCAACACGATGCTGCAGCGGCTGCTCAACACCATGACCAACAGGTCCATCCTCGTCATCGAGGACATCGACTGCTGCTTCACCGCCGCGTCGCGGGAAGTTGGCAAAGATcacgccggcgaggccgtggcGGATGATGATTCTGAGGAGGATAGCACACCAGAGCCCTGGGACACG CCGCAGCCTCAGCAGAAGCATAACATTACTCTCTCGGGACTGCTCAACTTCATCGACGGGCTGTGGTCGACGAGCGGCGAGGAGCGCATCATCGTCTTCACCACCAACTACAAGGAACGCCTGGACCCGGCGCTGCTCCGGCCGGGGCGCATGGACATGCACGTCTACATGGGATACTGCGGCTGGGAGGCCTTCAAGACGCTGGCCCACAACTACTTCCTCATCGACGACCACCCAACGTTCCCGGCGATACAGGAGCTGCTCTCGGCGGTGGAGGTGACGCCGGCCGAGGTGTCCGAGAGGCTGCTGCGGAGcgaggacgccgacgccgcgctcCAGGGCGTCGCCAAGTTCCTCGGAGAAAAGAAGCAGGAAATTGGTGAAGGGAACTAG